The Ahaetulla prasina isolate Xishuangbanna chromosome 5, ASM2864084v1, whole genome shotgun sequence genomic sequence GCTTTAGGAACCaagctccttgcattttttaaatcttctgctGAGCAACTTCCAGATTCTAGTCCAAATGCCATTCCCATTCGCTTCAATACTTCAATATCATCATGTATTTCAAATGCATTATCAAAATTAAATAGATATTCAAAcctaaaagaaataaatagaagTTGCTCAATATGTTATATACAtgtctcaatatttttttaaagtgctttcttccattaaaatgtaaaatttgaaaatttagcaTGCTTCGTTATGCTGcttaaatgcttttattttagaaaatatttatttttaatggccTTTTAGTACCTTTTAGTGCATTATAAACCTATACTGATAATTAGgatgtgtcaaatttttcaactttcaatttccaaacttcagaggtgctcaaaagttgtgacatgccttggggattgtaaatataatttagatgtgcttggcaaataactacataaatattgtaactttttaacattttgtttggttTCATTTGAATCGTATCTATAATACAGTACCCATTTTTCTGGGTATTAGTAACTTACTTGTCATTAGAAATACTGCAATCAATTACAGTTTTCTTGCTGGTGTTCACTATGATAAATGGCAAATGAATGACAGAATTAGAAGTTGGTGATCTATTTGCTTGCTGCTGTGCATGACGATTTCGCTGAACAAGATTTTTGAAGGCAATTTGCTGTTAAAGGATTTAAGCACACAAAGTTTGCACTTTTAAGATTTGGGAAAGAATTTGCATTATTCATGTCATTTCATGTCAATTTGCATTCATTTCACTTAGCAGGTGACAAGACCTAATCGACCTTGGTGATCTCAGAAGTTAGGGAACTCTGGTCCTGGACAGTATTAGGTGGGGGAACACCTGAACATTTCAAGCTTGTTGATTAGATAGGGGAgttgaaaaaaaagaatcctgaaagataacaatggcaaaccatttctgcaaTAATGCCAAAAAAATAGCTGAAATTTAAGTTACCAGAGAGATGAAATCAACTCAAGGGCATTTTTATTATAGTCACTTGTATACCACTCATTCATcagattcctttttaaaaaaatataaggcacccATGTAAACTTGAGAATTGTTGAAATCATGACAGACTGACATtaaattaaaacagatttaaaGAAGAGAAAACCTGAATTCAAATTTTCAAGGTTCTACCTAACATCAGCCTAGCAGGAAGAAAAAGTATGCTACTGCTCTACGATAATACCTGAAGAATTAATTCTTGTAGTTGTGACTGTTTTTGCTTTATTCTTTCAAGTCTTCTCTGCCTCTCCaccttaacaaaaagaaaaatactgtaaTAACATATTGAATTAATCAAAGATGTATACTCAATAGTATACTAGGAGCTACTTTAAAGGTTTTGCTCACCAATGAGCAACTAAAGCAACATGAAACTAGTTTCGCATGtgtaataaaatttataattgttttaaaataataaaatcagaatATCAAACAACTCCAAAAGCACATTTTTTTCCAAGAGCAGTTTCAAACTAGCTGTGCAGAAATAAAATATCCGATATTTTAATTATGATGAAACAGTTTTGTAAAATGTTACCATTTCAAACAGACTAAGAGTCAGCAATTTTCTTGGCATGGAACAGTTATttcaaaaaataaagcaaagacaggtagtcttcacttaatgaccctaactgggaccagaatttttgttgctaagcaatgtaatTATTAGACGAAACATCATGTAACTGCACTTCTTAGAGACAGAAGTTCTAGCTGTTAGGCCAGGAACATGCAATAGCACTTCCACTGCCCTGCTGTGCTCATCTCTACTTCAATTGCCACCACTGCCTACCCATCCATTTCTGCACTCCGTGGCCTACTAATTCCTGCCCAGTTGACcttcattttcttcctcttcctattgcgaggtgtccagccgctcagaagctgaccgaacactagttagatcctattctaggacctacctagtgcaatgagggaggcgaggcgttcctatgcttccaccctcattgcatcggcagataaccgcccggccgccctgtttcgggtgacccgctcccttcttcatcaggaggtgcgggatgacccgttgcagggccgtgccgaggagtttagtggttatctatatgacaaaatcgttcagctccgggacggcttggaccgaaattgggatgatccaggtgggagggcggagtcgcatcttgtggaggttatttgggatgaatttgaccctgtgactctcgaggacgtggacaggttgctggggaggctgcatactacgacatgtttactggacccgtgcccttcctggctggtgctggcctcccgggaagtgacacgaggctggctccaggggattaccaacgcttctttgttggagggagttttccctgctgccttgaaggaggcagtggtgagacccctcctcaagaagccttccctggacccagctattttaggtaattaccgtccggtctccaaccttcgcttcactgcgaaggttgtagagagtgctgtggcacggcagctaccccagtacctggatgaagccgtctatctagacccgttccagtccggtttccgacccggatacagcacggagacagctttggtcgcgttggtggatgatctctggagggccagagacaggggttattcctctgctctggtcctattagacctctcagcggctttcgataccatcgaccatggtatcctgctgcacggttggagggattgggagtgggaggcaccgtttatcggtggttctcctcctatctctccgaccgtcgcagacggtgttgacaggggcagaggtcgaccgcgagacacctcacttgtggggtgccgcggggtcgattctctcaccctcctgttcaacatctatatgaaccgttgggtgagatcatcagtggctttggggtgagatatcaactgtcgctgatgatactcagctgtacttttccaccccgggccaccccaacgaagctgtcgaagtgctgtcccggtgtttggaggccgtacgggtctggatggggaggaacaggctcaagctcaatccctccaagacggagtggctgtggatgccggcaccccgatacagtcagctgcagccgcagctgactgttgtgggtgagttattggccccaaaggaggagtgcgcagcttgggtgttctcctggatgcacggctgtcgtttgaagatcatttggcggccgtctccaggagagccttccaccaggttcgcctggtgcgccagttgcgccccttccttgatcgggatgccctatgcacagtcactcacgctctggttacctcccgcctggattattgcaatgctctctacatggggctccccttgagatgcactcggaggcttcagttggtccagaatgcagctgcgcgggtgatagagagtcacgcgtagctcacatgtgacacctctcctgcgcagactgcactggcttcctgttgcctttcgggtgcatttcaaggtcttggtaaccacctttaaagcgctccatggcttgggacctgggtacttacgggaccgccttctgttacctcatgcctcccaccgacccgtacgctcccacagagagggccttctcagggtgccgtccgccagacaatgtcggctggcggcccccagggggagatccttctctgtggggggccccccTCTTTgggacgaactcccccctggtttacgtcaaatttctgaccttcggacttttcgccgcgaactgaaaacatatttgtttgttcgtgcggggctttcttaaattgtttaattttaaattttaaattttctctctagttttaattggggtttttagattcataattcttaattatttcggccatactgtataataagttttttaattgtattttaactgtatattgttcttttttatcctggctgtataccgccctgagtccttcgggagaagggcggtttataaatccaataaataataataataataataataataataataaatctccgCTGTTGAGGGAGGTTCGGGCAATTTTTAACTTTGCAGCAGAGCCCTCACctgctggaatgaggtaatggtgcaatgGGGGGGGGATAGCAGTGCAGGTGGGTTGAAGCAACGGGTGGCGGGAAccccaggctgtttcttccccctgctttagTTTCCTatcggctgaacccaccagtggctgtcctcgccccttgccctcccttcccagtcactccacgtctggcaagggaagggaggggatggAGATACTGCAATGGCAGTAACTTTGGGCACGAGCCATAATTACTGCTTAATGCTGTTGAAATGTCactgaatggttgttaagcaaggattaaTTGTATCCCAAATTCTGAAGCATTTGCACATACAACACTATATTACTATCAATGAAATCCAAAcagtatttaaaattaattacattaTATAATAACTGAATCAGGCAAAATACCTATTATATAATCAGTCCATTCACAGAATGAAATAATATTAACTAGAATATATCAACTATTTCTACTGTATTTTACCCTACTTTTCAAATACAtcctgaggggaaaaaacccacaaacCTATACATTAGTTCTTGTTCTTATCCTGTGTTAATTTCCAATACATTAAAAGAGTCCTTTTAACAGTTTCCTCCATATTTTTAGGTTTTTAAGCAAACTGAATTGTTTTTCTTTAGTTTATTTGCAAGGATACAATTATGAAACCAATGAAATCACAAAATATTACATCAAACATAAATATCAAACAAGAAATCAACCATATAAAATTAAAGGGAAATCCATAACTTAGATGAAAGCGCAAGAATCTAAGCATTCATTAGATTTAATGAGAAAATCCattaagaaaatattacaaaTGACATATTTTCAGCAAATTTTACCTCTAAATTCTGGCATTCCTGAGCTGAATTAGTAGGTAGGCCAATccatttgatttctttcttttccttagaaATAATGTTCATGGCCATAAGAACATTTAAGGCATCATAGACCCGTCGCCTTATATTTTTCTGATCATAAGCCTGCTGTAAACATCAtaaattaaaagtattaaaatactTGCAGTTATACTACTAAGCAATATAATCTagcacagcggtcaccaactggtggtccgcgagaaaatgttgATGGTTCGTGGCGCacctgggtggaggagctgctctgggataagcaatggccagtccctGACTAGAattctggaagatgggactggccaggcagctcatggtggggctgtaaatctccgctgtTGAGGGAGGTTCGGGCAATTTTTAACTTTGCAGCAGAGCCCTCGCCTGCTGGAATGAGGTATTGGTGCAATGTGGGGGGGGATAGCAGTGCAGGTGGGTTGAAGTAACGGGTGGCGGGAAccccaggctgtttcttccccctgctttagtttcctgtcggctgaacccaccagtggctgtcctcgccccttgccctcccttcccagtcactccacatctggcaagggaaggggaggggggatggagattcgctccatattccagagcgggagctggATCTCACAGCTGTCTCTTcaggcccttgttggtgctcctgcacctcagtctctcgGGGAGAcggttgacttcctctcagcccatgagaaagagtgggagagagagagaaagatccagcAAGACACAAAGCTTCgctcccattctggaatatggagtgaatctccattccaccctccccttcccttcccaggcgaggagtgacagaggggggaaagagagggggagagagagagagaaagaaagggaggagagagaaagagagatgacagaatgagtgggagagagagaaagggaggggggagagagagagagaaagaaagaaaggggagagagagatgacagaatgagggggagagagaaagagagaggggggagagagaaggggagacagaatgagtgggagagagagggaggggagagagagagaaagaaaggggagagaggggcaagaaagagagagagagagagagagagagagagagaaagaaagaaaaagagaaagaggggggagagagaaagagagatgacagaatgagtgggaaagagaaggggggagacagaatgagtgggagagagaggggaggggggagaaagagagaggagagacagtgcctgaaggaccccatcccatcattaggaatccaggcgcttcagcaaggcgcgctggattcatattagtggtccctgggatttaaaattatggacttggtggtccctgaggtccaaaaggttggggactcctgatctAGCAgattagacaaacatacattactATCATCAGTTAGCCCAACTGATGATACCCAAGAGAGCATCCTTACTAAGTAAAAAGGGAGTTTTTAATGGGAAGTCTATATAATTTATTAAAAAGTTAATTTAGAATACAAATATACTTACTGATTCATTTGGTGAGATGTGAGCATCTGCAGTACTGAATTCTGCAACTAACTCATCTGCTACCTCATTATATGAGGTAGTTCCTTTCCTCTGAACCTTCTCACAAACCTTCATAGAGAAGTGTCGTAAACCCTTGCCattcttctctccctttttatTTCGTTTCCTACAAAAGTACAATTAGTTATAAGTACATAGCTCCCTTATTCATTTATAGTTCCATACATAAGAGTtacatattttactttttaaacaggTCCTGAACCACTCGCTTCATTTAGTTTCAGTGTAGTTTATTTACACAATCACGaccaaacacatctacagataaaagaatcaaagaaaataaatttattttatgattcaaaacataaaatatatgcttttatAGAAAAATATCTATAGTCTGAACTAAAGAAGTATATATCAACATCCTGTACCACAATATACTAGGGAAAAGAATTACTACTACTTGAGAGCTTATTATTTAGCAAATGCCAGATTGATTAAAAGTTTGATGTCAGAGTTAAACTGTCTATTTTTGaagcatatatttttgtattccTACAAAACTGTAATTCTGTTGTAATTTAACTGAATGTTACTTACCCAGCAGACCAAGGTGAAGAATCTGCAGTCTGATTCTGTGATACAAAGTGTGTATTGGGAGTATGTGGACTTCCTACTAAAATAGTATTTGGGGCTGATGGTCTCTGTGGTGTACCAATAACCTACAATTAATAGAAAACTATTAGaaagaaataattattcattATTGTGATTAGTTTccttaaaaaaatcaattgcaactaaaaaatggccaaattaaataggtctaTCTACAGGAACACAATCTTAAAATATGCTTATTGTTCCTCTCCTTcaatatatttatcaatattgtATCTTATGCATAATGATGATAGTAATAATAGCAGCTCCACTGGGTCTCCTCTGcaatataaaatgttactttACCTGCATTACTTTGGTACAAATCAAGTTTTCAATTAGAGATTCTGAAATACCTGAGGCACTAGAAAAAATAGTTAAATCCTTTAAaaggagtcttcggagaagggcgggatataaattcaaattaaaaaaaaaacaaaaaactaaaaaccctataaTTTTGTAATCAGTAAATCAGTTTGATATGCAGATGCTGCGAACTAAGTGGAATAATTAAGAGATTTCTATAttgccaagatcaggggtgtcaacgtGCTAGCCCCGCCCCGTTTAATGAAAGGGgagaaagtcccaatatgtcaagcGATGCcaccgtgatgacatgagtttgacactcctggactAGACAATGGGAATGTCTTAACTTCCAAACTTAGATTGTCAATAGATCTCAAATTATTACatacaacaaaatattttaaatattttaaatttattgggctCCATTACGTTTTATGTAGGGAAGGACTGTCAAAAAAGGCATTTTGTCGGAGATGCAATAAGGACAATGTCTGAATCCTGGAATGAAGAAGACAGGAAGTTCttttatcttaattttattttatctcttttattttctcttgtttGACTGTCTTTTGTTTCAGCAAATGTATAGGGtgattttattccttttattatatTTGAGCCTGTTTTTATGTGCTGTCTTTTTAACACTATAGCTACTTTGCTGGTCACTGGTGGTTAATAAATACAATTTCAGATATTACTTTAAGTAATCAGTCATGTATCTACAGGGCTGGGGGGGAATGGGATTATGGGGGAATGGGCTTTTAGCAcgcgaggaaaaaaaggtttgccatcactgatttatagtatatattatctataccagtgatgaaatccaaatttttttactaccaattctgcgggcatggcaggggaaggatactgcaaaatccccattccatccccactttgGAGCTAgccaggtggtatttgccggttctccgaactgattaaaatttccgctactggttctccagaacctgctggatttcatccctgttcTATACTATAATCCTAGTATAAACAGGAAATTGGATTTttcaatactaatttaattgtatGTTcaggcataaataaaataaaccagaacTAACTGGAAGGGCGTTCATTTTACCTTGACAATGCAAATGCTTTTTCTATGACTTTGGAATAAATATCCTTATGTCTCAGATGCCTAACACTTTTTCTATAAGCAGGTATGTGCATGTGTTAAAAATTATCATTACAGTTTGATTAGTAGATTTCTCTGACAGGCCTCTTACCACTTGTTGTGCAATGTTGACATTCGACGGGCCAAATGTTTTCGGCAAAAGCTGTTTGCCAAGTGTTGAGGGATGGACAGCTACCAATGAAACAACACCTAAATGTCcatataaaaagttaaaaaagaattaaTTGACAATGCATGTAACTTCCTACCTTAACACTGAATAAAATACATGTACGATACAAACAGATACAAGATATCTGTTTTTAATATTGATCCAGTTTCAGATCTTGTTCCAATATATACTTCCATATATCCTTCCAAGTTCAACAGTTTAATATTTTTGATGCTTgcagggatttatttattatataaaagccTAACCTAAAATATGGAATCCAATGTTATATGAATGGATAATTATATACATAACAAGGATTCCCTCTTATTTGTCTTGTCCTTGCAACCTTTTTAAGTTTTTCAACTATTCCAGAGAGTTAGAGAACTAACCATAGTAGATTTTGAACACCTAGGAAAAGGGATCATCAGCCACTAAAATTTTGAAAGCTTCTGCCCAGGAAATATGAAATTACGAGTTCACCTCAGATACTTAAGATCAAGCTGATAAAACTATGATCTTTGAAATCAGAAAAGTTAACACTTAATTTCTCTAAATGACCAACACAAATATTCAACTTAATACTAAAATTAAATGAGAATAGATGACAATCTCTATATTTACAATTTAACAAATTTTCTGTTTTGCTAAGACTTCAGTGTTAAAACTTTCCAATCCTACTAAAGAAAGTTGCACTTTTACTGTATTTTCCAATTTAACTTGGAAGTTTGAATTTTGAGCATCCAATGTATATGCACAAATACTGCCACCCTGTGgtcaaaaactttttaaaaataatgtagcTGATCAAATCCCTAAAAAAAATtaaccaattcacttaacaaatataaaACACCTCTAATTTGGGCACTGAGCGATAGAGAATGAAAAAGATTGTAATTTTAGGCATAACCTGAATTATAATGTTACACTCAAAGATAAAGAATATGAAAATCCACATCAATAATATGAAAAAACATTATCTCCTCTATGTAATCTACCAATCATTAATCACTAGGAAGTGACATGCTGACATTAACTTTGCATCATTAGCAGTAACTCTCATTTAATTAATTTAGCATTTGTAAGCCCATTGTTTAATAACATTTAAAAGATTTGTAAACAGCGATTAAAAACCGTGTGAGGTAAAAAATATTTACTTAATATTCACACCTTTAAGCAGAATAAATTCTTATAACATGTATTTTTTCTATTAGCACTTACTCAAAATTCAGTTATAAAAGTAGATATGTCAACATAAATTTTAACAAACAACAGCTCAAAAGTAAACTGGTATGCACATATTCAATTTAGGGAATAAATGTAACTTTTCAAGGAAATGCTGAATCTCAGtggaaaacaatgaaaaaaatatttttattatatgaaaCAGTGCATGTTTCCCTTATTCATAAAAAGCCCTGCCTATTTGAATATTAAAATCGTATACATTTTTTTTGGCCTTCACTTTTAACTTTCCAATTCTAGATGAACTTAATGCATTTCTCTCCCCCTTCCAAACTCCACTCTCTCAAAAGAATTATTCattagattacaggtagtcctcaatttacaatcacaattgagtccaaaatttatgttgctaagtgagaaatttgttaagggtTATTTGTTaagaaatttgccccattttaggacttttcttgccacatttgtaagtgaatcactgcagttgttaaattagtaacattaaatgttaaatgaatctagtttccacattgactttgcttgtcagaaagtccgaaaagttgatcacatgaaccCAAGACACTGTCACAAGcacccgaatgtaaatcacatgaccatgggataatgcaatggtcataagtgtgaaaaatggtcataagtcacttttttcagtgccgttgtatcttcaaatggtcactaagcgaactgttgttaagtcgaggactacctgtgttggtGAGTAGTAAAGTAGTAGTAAAGTAAAAGTAGTAAAGTAgtagtaaagtaaaaaaaacaaaccaacagctTTGTGAATTTTTCTgctgaatgtaaaaaaaaaaaaaaaagactgcttcTCTCCTGCAGTAGCCTTTGAATTTAACAGAAATCCTATACAGTGTCATTTCTTAAACATAAATGACAAAAAGTTACCTTTTCCTGGACTAAGATTTTGATCTATAAAAACCTTTAACTCTCCATTAGCTTCAATGAGACCAGcctatgaaagaaaaaataatccaTGAAAAATAATCTATAAACAAATTATTTTCTGCTATCAATTTTTATAGTAGAAAAAACATTTGTGTTATGACACTTGATTTTATTGCCTTGAATAATTCTTTACTCTTTTGGCTTTAACACATATTTTTAAGGACAGAAATATATTGTTCATTTACACACagccataaaaaataaatacgaAAAACTGTCTTACATATATTATCTGAACCATTTTGGAAAGAATAATATGGTGTTAATTAGTTCAACAATATCAATATCCTAAATTAAACTACACTGAAGAAATTAGGAAGTGATTGCAGAACCATTCTTGTAATCTTTGATAAAGTGGAAAACAAGTAAGCATTCCCAGAAGATAGAGGGGAgagtaaatgttatttatttccatATTCAAAAAGAGGAAGGACTCTGGAAAATGCAAACTTGTCTGATATCTGTACCAGGGCAAATATCTAACAGCATGCTTATGAAAACTTGGCTAAGCTTGCTACAAATATGCAAAATACCGGGCAATTAGTAAAG encodes the following:
- the TFDP1 gene encoding transcription factor Dp-1 isoform X2; the encoded protein is MAKDAGLIEANGELKVFIDQNLSPGKGVVSLVAVHPSTLGKQLLPKTFGPSNVNIAQQVVIGTPQRPSAPNTILVGSPHTPNTHFVSQNQTADSSPWSAGKRNKKGEKNGKGLRHFSMKVCEKVQRKGTTSYNEVADELVAEFSTADAHISPNESQAYDQKNIRRRVYDALNVLMAMNIISKEKKEIKWIGLPTNSAQECQNLEVERQRRLERIKQKQSQLQELILQQIAFKNLVQRNRHAQQQANRSPTSNSVIHLPFIIVNTSKKTVIDCSISNDKFEYLFNFDNAFEIHDDIEVLKRMGMAFGLESGSCSAEDLKNARSLVPKALEPYVTEMAQGSISNVYVSSSSGSASNGTRFSNSDYSNGGDGMLATSSNGSQYSGSRVETPVSYVGDDDDDDDDEFNENDDDD
- the TFDP1 gene encoding transcription factor Dp-1 isoform X1: MQEARTEYSTTVSTLPVVIRNKHFVFGLGNMAKDAGLIEANGELKVFIDQNLSPGKGVVSLVAVHPSTLGKQLLPKTFGPSNVNIAQQVVIGTPQRPSAPNTILVGSPHTPNTHFVSQNQTADSSPWSAGKRNKKGEKNGKGLRHFSMKVCEKVQRKGTTSYNEVADELVAEFSTADAHISPNESQAYDQKNIRRRVYDALNVLMAMNIISKEKKEIKWIGLPTNSAQECQNLEVERQRRLERIKQKQSQLQELILQQIAFKNLVQRNRHAQQQANRSPTSNSVIHLPFIIVNTSKKTVIDCSISNDKFEYLFNFDNAFEIHDDIEVLKRMGMAFGLESGSCSAEDLKNARSLVPKALEPYVTEMAQGSISNVYVSSSSGSASNGTRFSNSDYSNGGDGMLATSSNGSQYSGSRVETPVSYVGDDDDDDDDEFNENDDDD